The Amblyomma americanum isolate KBUSLIRL-KWMA chromosome 3, ASM5285725v1, whole genome shotgun sequence genome window below encodes:
- the LOC144123278 gene encoding uncharacterized protein LOC144123278, whose translation MNTQGFVAVVAFLSCMLGLSHAAPYLGYGLGGLGPGLAVGTGGSSGAPVAVASSPVSIVSEAKSTNVGPVYSGPYGYGYVPRVAYAAPVHLVGYHAPYVAPGLVHAVGLGVDRYGYGVHTVGVGYGAGYHI comes from the exons ATGAACACTCAG GGCTTCGTCGCGGTCGTCGCTTTCCTGAGTTGCATGCTGGGCCTGTCCCATGCGGCGCCGTACCTGGGATACGGTCTGGGTGGCCTGGGTCCCGGCCTGGCGGTAGGTACGGGCGGCTCGTCGGGCGCACCCGTGGCCGTCGCCTCGTCGCCCGTCTCCATCGTGTCAGAGGCCAAGTCCACCAACGTGGGCCCCGTCTACAGCGGACCTTACGGCTACGGCTACGTACCGCGCGTCGCCTACGCGGCACCCGTGCACTTGGTCGGATACCACGCGCCCTACGTGGCACCGGGACTTGTACACGCCGTAGGCCTAGGCGTGGATCGCTACGGATACGGCGTGCACACGGTCGGCGTCGGCTACGGGGCCGGCTACCACATCTAG